Proteins encoded in a region of the Oncorhynchus gorbuscha isolate QuinsamMale2020 ecotype Even-year linkage group LG16, OgorEven_v1.0, whole genome shotgun sequence genome:
- the LOC123998885 gene encoding moesin, with translation MPKTISVRVTTMDAELEFAIQPNTTGKQLFDQVVKTIGLREVWFFGLQYQDTKGFSTWLKLNKKVTAQDVRKESPLLFKFRGKFFPEDVSEELIQEATQRLFFLQVKEGILNDDIYCPPETAVLLASYAVQAKYADYNKDIHSTGYLSSDKLLPQRVLDQHKLNKEQWEERIQVWHEEHKGMLREDSMMEYLKIAQDLEMYGVNYFSIKNKKGSELWLGVDALGLNIYEQNDKMTPKIGFPWSEIRNISFNDKKFVIKPIDKKAPDFVFYAPRLRINKRILALCMGNHELYMRRRKPDTIEVQQMKAQAREEKNHKKMERALLENEKKKRELAEKEKEKIEKEKEDLMEKLKQIEEQTKKAQQELEEQTRKALELEHERKRAQEEAERLEKERRMAEEAKTALLQQSENQMKNQEHLATELAELTSKISLLEDAKQRKEDEATQWQQKACMVQEDLEKTKEELKSKIMASHIQEPMQAENEHDENDETSDQASAEFTGGISHKDRSEEERMTEAEKNERVQQHLQALSSELAIARDETKKTANDIIHADNVKAGRDKYKTLRQIRSGNTKQRIDEFECM, from the exons ATTAGTGTGCGAGTTACCACGATGGATGCAGAGTTGGAGTTCGCCATCCAGCCCAACACAACGGGAAAGCAACTCTTCGACCAG GTTGTGAAGACAATCGGACTGCGGGAGGTGTGGTTCTTCGGACTGCAGTACCAGGATACAAAAGGTTTCTCAACCTGGCTCAAGCTTAATAAGAAG GTGACTGCCCAGGACGTGAGGAAGGAAAGCCCACTACTGTTCAAGTTCCGTGGAAAGTTCTTCCCTGAGGATGTGTCAGAGGAGCTGATCCAGGAGGCCACCCAGAGGCTGTTCTTCTTGCAGGTGAAGGAGGGGATCCTCAACGATGACATTTACTGCCCCCCGGAGACTGCTGTGCTGCTGGCCTCCTACGCTGTGCAGGCCAAGTATGCTGACTACAACAAGGACATCCACTCGACAGGATACCTGTCCAGTGACAAACTGTTGCCTCAGAG AGTCCTGGACCAGCACAAGCTCAACAAGGAGCAGTGGGAGGAGAGGATCCAGGTGTGGCATGAGGAACACAAGGGCATGCTCAG AGAGGACTCAATGATGGAGTACCTGAAGATTGCTCAGGACCTGGAGATGTACGGTGTTAACTACTTCAGCATCAAGAACAAGAAAGGATCAGAGCTATGGTTAGGAGTGGACGCCCTGGGACTCAACATTTACGAACAGAATGATAA GATGACACCTAAAATTGGATTCCCATGGAGTGAAATCAGGAATATTTCCTTCAATGACAAGAAGTTTGTTATCAAACCCATTGACAAGAAAGCACCA GACTTTGTATTCTATGCTCCACGACTGCGTATCAACAAGCGCATCCTGGCACTCTGCATGGGCAATCATGAGCTGTATATGCGTCGCCGCAAACCAGACACCATTGAGGTACAGCAGATGAAGGCCCAGGCCAGAGAGGAAAAGAACCACAAGAAGATGGAGAG GGCACTGCTGGAGAacgaaaagaagaagagagaacttGCTGAAAAAGAAAAGGAAAAGATTGAAAAGGAGAAGGAGGATCTTATGGAGAAACTGAAACAGATTGAGGAACAGACGAAAAAAGCTCAGCAAG agtTGGAGGAACAGACGCGGAAGGCTCTGGAATTGGAGCATGAGAGAAAGCGTGCTCAGGAGGAGGCGGAGCGTCTGGAGAAGGAGCGCAGGATGGCTGAGGAGGCCAAGACTGCCCTGCTCCAGCAGTCTGAGAACCAGATGAAAAACCAGGAACACTTG GCCACGGAACTGGCTGAGCTAACCTCAAAGATCTCCCTACTGGAGGACGCCAAGCAGAGGAAGGAGGATGAGGCAACACAGTGGCAACAGAAG GCCTGCATGGTACAGGAGGACCTGGAGAAGACCAAAGAGGAGCTGAAGAGCAAAATCATGGCGTCCCACATACAGGAGCCTATGCAGGCCGAGAACGAGCATGACGAGAACGACGAGACCAGCGACCAGGCCAGCGCCGAGTTCACAGGCGGTATCTCCCACAAAGACCGCAGCGAGGAGGAGCGCATGACCGAAGCCGAGAAGAACGAGCGTGTACAGCAACACCTGCAG GCTTTGAGCTCGGAGTTGGCCATCGCTCGAGATGAGACCAAGAAAACCGCAAATGACATCATCCACGCAGATAACGTGAAAGCGGGACGGGACAAGTACAAGACCCTCCGGCAGATTCGGTCGGGCAACACCAAGCAGCGTATAGACGAGTTTGAGTGCATGTGa